The Rosa rugosa chromosome 3, drRosRugo1.1, whole genome shotgun sequence sequence AGAACGGAGTTTTTGATGGATGCTTGACGACAATGACCAATTGGGAGTTcaaggactttttaggtgaaattcgaaggtcagggactgaaacgatgaaaccctataagtatagggagtaagcagtatttaacccaaaAATTAACATAGTTTGTTGCTAGTAATATATATCAAAAAAGAACCAAACCGCACAAAATTGTTCTCAAATTCTTGAGCTTTCTGATTAGGGATGGAATTAGGATTTTAAAATAGAGAGTTCAAAATATAACTGATatcatttaattaattaatctacAAATGAAAGATATCTCAGCAAcaaaagataaagaaaaaaaattaattaatttatgggTTTTTATCATAGGTGGGGTCTGAACTTTTTGGGACCGGACAGAATGATACCTAgactttcaaagtgatcaaataggTATCTGGACTTCCAAAACCACATCACTAAGGTGCTTCCGTCTATATTCCGTTATTCATCCGTTAAGTGAAGGGGCAAATCAGACATTTCACTTAAATTGACCACTAAAATCAGAATTGCAATTCATTTTTATCCTTATACTTCGTTTTCCATTATACTTTGTTGTataatcacttttttttttgtttcttaattttactttgtaaaaaTTAATTGTAATTCTGGGCTAATTTTTTAAGAACAGTAAAAATTATTCAAGAAAACGTGATGTTGAAATGTTGGATATTGTTATTATTTATCGGGAGATAATAATTGGAGGTAAAATTTGATGGAAAATTTCACATGAATAGTGTTGGGGAAGTGTTTGGAGGGAAAATAAGATAGAAAGGCACTAAGGAAGGAAATGTGTTTGTTCATGTGATATGAGGTTATGACAGTCATTTTAGTGGTCAATTTAAGTGAAATGTCTTATTTACCCCGACACTTAACAGAGCAATAATGGAATATAGACGGAAGCACCTTAATGATGTGATTTTAGAAGTCCAGGTGTctatttgatcactttgaaagtccAGGTACAATTTTGTCCGGTCCGAGAAAGTTTAAACCCCACCTATGATAAAAATAtctagattttttttgtttctataTTGCACTTTTTTCTTTCCTAGCTGACTCGCATGATTATGTATAATCATTGTAGTGTTTGAAAACTTGAAGGGGGTCTGGACCCCTAGACCCAGATATAGATCCAACACTGTCTCGGTGCCTCCCATATCTTTTTGCCAATACCTATTGTGTGTTCACCTAATTGATAATGTTTTTatcaacaaaaaaaaggaaaaattaataatatatttatacTGTTTGACTGAAATAGTGATTATGAATAATCAATAGTGATTTTGTATTTATATTGTTTGACTGAAATAGTTTTTCTCTGTATTGTTATATTGTATGAGTTTCTTTTCTAGTTTGATACGAGATTATATGTGAAAACTTGAAGGGGGTCTGGAACCCCATCGAGACGTACGTGCGCTATTACCCCGTATCTATCTGTCACTACTAATTGTGTGTTCTTTTTTTGAGAAAACTATTGTGtgttcaaataataataatgtattTATACtgtttgactttaatacacgagttatatataatatatatacatatatatttgtttttcaaataaaaaaaaacacttgtAGTACTTATTATGTCAAAGCATACATGAtccaccaaaaagaaaaaggcatTTTCAGGTGAAACACTCTAACAAGCATCCTTTTTAGGCATCAAGCCATGAAtgatataatatatatacatataagtGAAGCTGAGTTAATCAATTGGaggagaaaagggaaaaagaaagggTCAAAATGCTCATGCAAGTCATGTTTCACATGTGAGAGTGACGCGCTCTAATGATGGACCAGCTTCCTTCACTCGTCCAATTACCACCCTCCGATCATCGCTTTCTAGATGCAGTTTCAGGCCCTTAAATATTACCGAATAACCAAAAACTCCTTGAGGTCCAAGATACCGACTCCTTGAAATTTCAATTAATTTTGGCGTCGGTCCATTCCCAGCCTTAGAAAAATCTAAGCAATACCAACACAAACAAAGAATAGGACTCCAAGAAACTTCCGCACTCGGTCCACCCCGTATTCCATTTCTCATCCCTTTACAATCCGCTGACCACCATAAACCATAACCATTACAGTCCATTTTACCTTTCAACACATCATCGGAACGAAACTGTTATAAGTCATCGCTATAATTTCTTTGAGGCAATTCGTCGAACATATGCGATGCAGCTTATGAAGACGTTACACATCATCAAGTACTGGCTAACAGAGCACCCTACCATTGTAAACTTCCGGTGGAGTTCCACCCAATCATGGGGCTCCACGTGGTCTTTCCTCTTCACCGTCATCCCCGCCTACCTCGCCGTCGCCGTTaccctccacctcatcctcaccATCTTCCGCCGCCGCCGTCCGGTGCCGCTCGGCCCAATCCCGGCCGCGCACAGCCTCCTGATGGCCTTAATCTCCGCCGTGATCTTCGTCGGCATCCTCCTCTCCTCCGCCGCAGAGATTCGCGACACGCGGTGGCTCTGGCGGCGCACCAAGACCACCCCGTTCCAGTGGCTCCTCTGCTTCCCTCTCGGCACGCGCCCCTCCGGGCGCGTCTTCTTCTGGTCCTACGTCTTCTACCTATCCCGGTTCCTCCACCTGTTCCGCACATTCTTCACCGTCCTCCGGCGCCGGCGACTCTCCTCCTTCCACCTCTTCAACCAatccatcctcatcttcatgTCCTTCCTCTGGCTCGAGTTCTCTCAATCGTTTCAGGTCCTGGCCATACTCTCCTCCAGTCTGCTCTACTCCGTGGTCTACGGGTACCGGTTCTGGATCGGAGTCGGGTTGCGCGGCGCGTGCTTCCCACTCGTGGTGAATTGCCAGGTGGCGTTGCTGGTATGCAACTTGGCCTGCCACGTCGGCGTTCTGTTGCTTCAGGTTTTCAAAGGCGGGTGCAACGGAATTGGGGCGTGGGTGTTCAACTCTGTGCTCAATGCCGCCATTCTTTTGCTGTTCATGAAGTTCTATGTGAAAACGCATTTGAAGAATTCAAAGGTGGATGttgaggttgaagaagagagTAGTTCCACACATTGGGGATCTGGTTTGGAGTCAAAGAATGAGGTTAAAGAGAACTAGACAAAAAAGCAGGTGAGTTGTTACAGGAGTAGTTACTGGGCAGGAGGagagttttgtttt is a genomic window containing:
- the LOC133736500 gene encoding elongation of fatty acids protein 3-like is translated as MQLMKTLHIIKYWLTEHPTIVNFRWSSTQSWGSTWSFLFTVIPAYLAVAVTLHLILTIFRRRRPVPLGPIPAAHSLLMALISAVIFVGILLSSAAEIRDTRWLWRRTKTTPFQWLLCFPLGTRPSGRVFFWSYVFYLSRFLHLFRTFFTVLRRRRLSSFHLFNQSILIFMSFLWLEFSQSFQVLAILSSSLLYSVVYGYRFWIGVGLRGACFPLVVNCQVALLVCNLACHVGVLLLQVFKGGCNGIGAWVFNSVLNAAILLLFMKFYVKTHLKNSKVDVEVEEESSSTHWGSGLESKNEVKEN